Proteins found in one Vallitalea guaymasensis genomic segment:
- a CDS encoding cytochrome b5 domain-containing protein, whose amino-acid sequence MNKLLEQCYIFLENIAINETSEKRLNRTFTIEELKEYNGEKGKPAYIAVDGVVYDVTYNPSWGGGTHFGVIAGKDITDEFNKCHGGENVLTQLEVVGKIIEG is encoded by the coding sequence TTGAATAAGTTACTTGAACAATGTTATATATTTCTTGAGAATATAGCAATTAATGAGACAAGTGAAAAAAGACTTAATAGGACATTTACCATAGAAGAATTAAAAGAATATAATGGAGAAAAAGGTAAACCTGCTTATATTGCAGTAGATGGTGTAGTCTATGATGTAACCTATAATCCAAGCTGGGGTGGTGGAACTCATTTTGGTGTAATAGCAGGAAAAGATATAACAGATGAGTTTAATAAATGTCATGGTGGTGAGAATGTATTAACTCAATTGGAGGTCGTGGGGAAAATAATAGAAGGGTAA
- a CDS encoding nickel-dependent hydrogenase large subunit: protein MKKRITINPVTRISGFLEIQVEITNNRISDSKSSGMLFRGFEKMLQGRSPLDAVYFTERICGICSTAHSMASSLALEEALNIKVDDNDKMIRDFMHGCEFLQNHIRHIYQYTFPDFVKGPDINPVYVVSHNNFKLPKKVNKEIAEHYLVSMRYSRLAHQMLAELGGKAPHNHGIFVGGTTGNMDISKYIKVKSILEEIKDFVVNVMIEDVETVGYYYPECFHQGVGYKNLMTYGCFDTYKEKDRTYVYPKVWINGREEAFRPENITENVYYAWYEDDRPNRRKQNAYSFIKAPRYKGLPMEVGPLARMWLGGYYRRGISLMDRTIARALEAKKIIEIMESLLEGIRLKDSKQKIYDIPEKAAGKGLIDTTRGALGHWVLIDDKKTRRYTIITPSGWNLSPRDEKGIRGTIEDALIGTEIEDIDYPVEIGRIVRSFDPCVSCATHVRGQYNAVEMRIV from the coding sequence ATGAAGAAAAGAATAACCATTAATCCAGTTACAAGAATTAGCGGTTTTTTAGAAATCCAAGTTGAGATAACCAATAATCGAATTTCTGATTCCAAGAGCAGCGGCATGTTATTTAGAGGATTTGAAAAAATGCTTCAAGGGAGATCGCCATTAGATGCAGTTTATTTTACTGAAAGGATCTGTGGGATATGTTCTACTGCTCACAGTATGGCTTCAAGTCTTGCTCTAGAAGAAGCGCTTAATATAAAAGTTGATGATAATGATAAGATGATTCGGGATTTTATGCATGGATGTGAATTCTTACAGAATCATATAAGACACATATATCAATATACATTTCCTGATTTTGTGAAAGGACCAGATATCAACCCTGTATACGTTGTTTCACATAATAACTTTAAACTACCTAAAAAAGTAAATAAAGAAATTGCTGAACATTATCTTGTATCTATGAGGTACAGCAGATTAGCTCATCAAATGCTTGCTGAACTAGGTGGCAAAGCACCTCACAACCATGGTATTTTTGTTGGTGGAACTACAGGAAATATGGATATTTCAAAGTACATAAAAGTAAAATCTATATTGGAGGAAATAAAGGATTTTGTTGTCAACGTGATGATAGAAGATGTAGAGACTGTCGGTTACTATTATCCAGAATGTTTTCATCAAGGAGTAGGATATAAAAATCTGATGACCTACGGATGTTTCGATACATACAAAGAAAAAGACAGAACCTATGTATATCCAAAAGTATGGATTAATGGCAGAGAAGAAGCATTCAGACCAGAAAATATTACGGAAAATGTTTATTATGCATGGTATGAGGATGACAGACCAAATCGAAGGAAACAAAATGCTTATTCTTTTATAAAAGCACCAAGATATAAAGGTCTTCCAATGGAAGTAGGTCCTCTGGCAAGGATGTGGTTAGGTGGATATTACAGAAGAGGTATATCTCTGATGGACAGAACCATAGCAAGAGCTTTGGAAGCTAAGAAGATCATTGAGATAATGGAATCACTATTAGAAGGTATTAGATTAAAAGATAGTAAACAGAAAATATATGATATTCCAGAAAAAGCTGCTGGTAAAGGATTGATTGATACAACAAGAGGTGCGTTAGGTCATTGGGTTCTAATAGACGATAAGAAAACAAGAAGATATACAATCATAACACCATCTGGCTGGAACCTATCACCAAGAGATGAAAAAGGTATTAGAGGTACTATTGAAGATGCACTTATAGGAACTGAGATTGAAGATATAGATTATCCTGTAGAGATTGGAAGAATCGTAAGGTCCTTTGACCCATGTGTATCATGTGCAACACATGTACGAGGTCAATATAATGCGGTAGAAATGAGGATAGTCTAA
- a CDS encoding TrmB family transcriptional regulator, which translates to MDKKISIIEDMKKLGLSEYEVKAYLNLLEEYPVNGYVLSKNSGIPRSRIYEVLDNLKNKQIVFEQVENDTTQYYPLEPKLLIGKLKNNFDDILNNVDEYTKKVYYEQQNDNKLIVIKGRDKIIDFVNTLISQANKRIAVSIWEEEINDMRAMLDAAIKRGVTVKGIYFGKNNSYKDIVSHRRIERYLSEKSERYMIVIIDGIQVVSGIISRGEDSQVTWTKDAGFVDMSEDYIAHDVMVNLYSKKLDEDQREEFEAYSDKVRKDYYGFSDEEFNNFKI; encoded by the coding sequence ATGGATAAAAAAATATCGATTATAGAGGATATGAAGAAGCTGGGATTAAGCGAATATGAGGTAAAAGCTTATCTCAATCTATTAGAAGAATATCCAGTGAATGGCTATGTTCTTAGTAAGAATTCTGGTATTCCAAGGTCAAGAATATATGAAGTATTGGACAACTTGAAAAATAAGCAGATTGTATTTGAACAAGTAGAGAATGACACCACACAATATTATCCACTTGAACCAAAATTGTTAATAGGTAAATTAAAAAACAACTTTGATGATATTTTGAATAACGTAGACGAATACACAAAAAAAGTATACTATGAACAGCAAAATGATAATAAATTGATAGTTATCAAAGGAAGGGACAAGATTATTGATTTTGTCAACACTTTGATCTCACAAGCCAATAAGCGAATTGCTGTTTCCATATGGGAAGAAGAAATAAATGATATGAGAGCCATGCTTGATGCTGCTATCAAAAGAGGAGTTACTGTAAAAGGAATATACTTTGGTAAAAACAATTCATATAAAGACATCGTTTCTCACAGAAGGATTGAAAGATACCTTTCTGAGAAAAGTGAAAGATATATGATAGTTATCATTGATGGGATTCAAGTTGTATCTGGGATAATATCTAGAGGAGAAGATAGCCAAGTCACTTGGACAAAAGATGCTGGATTTGTTGATATGAGTGAAGATTATATAGCTCATGATGTAATGGTTAATCTATATTCTAAAAAACTTGATGAGGATCAAAGAGAAGAATTTGAAGCATATTCCGATAAAGTTAGAAAAGATTATTATGGATTTAGTGATGAGGAATTTAATAACTTCAAAATATGA
- the hypF gene encoding carbamoyltransferase HypF, with translation MLGYKIQIMGIVQGVGFRPFVYNKALEYNLKGWVNNCESTVVIMIEGEKNHIKCFIKDIVHNPPSIAYIEKIKIKPCKVKGYEDFRILPSTSMTPTICFLSPDIATCDECMKEVLNPESRRYRYPFTNCTQCGPRYSIIKELPYDRKNTTMSMFPMCTECEKEYNNPGDRRFHTQPNCCKECGPQVEFIDSDNKKKYDNPIKSAVSMIKQGKIVGIKGLGGFHLCCDAINKNTINTLRIRKKRPNKPLAIMAKNLESAKKIAYINTKEEQILTGRQKPIVLLKKRVSNILPSNIASDQRYIGIMLPYTPLHYLLFDESIEYLVMTSGNLNGQPLAYKNNEAIKSLGNICDYFLTHNREIHMPIDDSVVKVIEDKLMVIRLARGYAPYHVKMDSNKEILALGGQQKSTICVLKNKYAVISNYIGDLGDYDTYERYQKTIDNILNIYITIPDRLIHDLHPLYDSTRYAHEQSIRSIGVQHHYAHMLSCMVEHNINKKVIGVIYDGTGLGYDGAIWGGEFLIGDRKSYKRAAHLKYVTLQGGDITVKEPLRSGVSFLVSSGIEPEKYIKGVNRDRIQLLKEALNSDFNCFQSSSMGRFFDGISALIGLCNYNTYDGEAPIILENNTEPGVTQLYSYDIDYINSEWLINYSKIIQGIIDDMEQGISIPIISSKFHNTVIDFTINMVDGLSEESGIVDVVLSGGVFQNSYLLSGIYRRLKGSGYNTYFNEMIPINDGGLSLGQIAIEDDKFGGGK, from the coding sequence TTGCTAGGTTATAAAATACAGATTATGGGCATAGTTCAAGGCGTAGGATTTCGCCCTTTTGTATATAACAAAGCACTTGAATACAACCTAAAAGGGTGGGTCAATAATTGTGAATCTACAGTGGTAATCATGATAGAAGGAGAAAAAAATCATATAAAATGCTTTATCAAAGATATCGTCCATAATCCACCTTCTATAGCCTATATTGAGAAAATAAAGATTAAACCATGTAAAGTTAAAGGATACGAAGATTTTCGCATACTTCCTAGTACTAGTATGACTCCAACCATATGCTTTCTATCTCCAGATATAGCTACTTGTGATGAATGTATGAAAGAAGTGCTGAATCCTGAGTCTAGAAGATATAGATATCCATTTACTAACTGTACCCAATGCGGTCCTCGTTATTCTATTATTAAAGAGTTACCCTATGACAGAAAGAATACAACTATGTCAATGTTTCCTATGTGTACAGAATGTGAAAAAGAATATAATAATCCTGGTGACAGAAGGTTTCATACTCAGCCCAATTGTTGTAAAGAGTGTGGACCACAGGTTGAATTTATCGACTCAGATAATAAGAAGAAATATGATAATCCAATAAAATCAGCAGTCTCTATGATAAAACAAGGTAAAATAGTCGGTATAAAAGGATTAGGGGGATTTCACTTATGCTGTGATGCAATTAATAAAAATACTATCAATACTCTTAGGATTAGGAAAAAAAGACCTAATAAACCCCTTGCCATAATGGCTAAGAATCTTGAGTCAGCCAAAAAGATAGCTTATATTAATACAAAAGAGGAACAAATTTTAACAGGCAGACAAAAACCTATAGTCTTATTAAAAAAAAGAGTGTCCAATATACTTCCATCCAATATTGCATCTGACCAGAGATATATAGGAATAATGCTGCCATATACACCATTGCACTATCTTTTATTTGATGAATCTATAGAATATCTAGTTATGACTAGTGGTAATCTCAATGGACAGCCTTTAGCTTATAAGAATAATGAAGCAATAAAATCATTGGGAAATATATGCGATTATTTCCTGACTCATAATAGAGAAATACATATGCCTATAGATGATTCTGTCGTGAAAGTCATAGAAGACAAATTAATGGTAATTAGACTTGCAAGAGGATACGCTCCATACCATGTGAAAATGGATAGTAATAAGGAAATATTGGCATTAGGAGGCCAGCAGAAAAGTACTATCTGTGTATTGAAAAATAAGTATGCTGTGATTAGTAACTATATTGGTGACTTAGGCGATTATGATACATATGAAAGGTATCAGAAAACTATAGATAATATCCTGAATATATATATAACAATACCCGATAGATTAATTCATGATTTACACCCATTGTATGACTCAACAAGATATGCCCATGAACAGTCCATTAGAAGTATAGGCGTACAGCACCATTATGCACATATGCTAAGTTGCATGGTAGAACATAACATAAATAAAAAGGTCATTGGTGTAATCTATGATGGGACAGGACTTGGTTATGATGGAGCTATATGGGGAGGGGAATTTCTTATAGGTGACAGGAAAAGTTATAAGAGAGCAGCCCATCTCAAATATGTGACATTACAAGGCGGAGATATTACTGTAAAAGAACCTTTGCGGAGTGGGGTTAGTTTTTTAGTTAGTTCAGGAATTGAACCTGAGAAATACATTAAAGGGGTTAATAGAGATAGGATACAATTACTGAAGGAAGCTCTTAATTCCGATTTTAATTGTTTCCAATCATCTAGCATGGGACGTTTTTTTGATGGAATCTCTGCACTTATTGGATTATGTAATTACAATACCTATGATGGAGAAGCCCCAATAATATTAGAAAACAATACAGAACCTGGTGTTACTCAATTATATAGTTATGATATAGATTATATTAACAGTGAGTGGCTTATAAATTATAGCAAAATAATACAAGGGATTATTGATGATATGGAACAAGGAATTAGTATACCTATTATAAGTAGCAAATTTCATAATACTGTAATTGATTTTACAATAAATATGGTAGATGGATTATCTGAGGAATCAGGAATTGTTGATGTTGTTTTGAGTGGAGGAGTTTTCCAAAATTCATATTTATTGAGTGGAATATATAGAAGGTTAAAGGGTTCAGGTTACAATACATATTTTAATGAAATGATTCCTATCAATGATGGGGGACTATCTTTAGGACAAATAGCAATAGAAGATGATAAGTTTGGAGGAGGGAAGTAA
- a CDS encoding HypC/HybG/HupF family hydrogenase formation chaperone, whose protein sequence is MCLAVPAKIKSIEGAYGDVLYLGVVQRVNIELIESPRIGDYILVHAGFAIEKIDKDGYVELQRIMSYLLEECDGYE, encoded by the coding sequence ATGTGTTTAGCAGTTCCTGCAAAGATTAAATCAATTGAAGGAGCTTATGGAGATGTTTTGTATCTAGGAGTCGTTCAAAGGGTGAACATAGAACTTATTGAATCACCTAGAATCGGTGATTATATTTTGGTACATGCCGGTTTTGCTATTGAAAAGATTGATAAAGATGGGTATGTTGAATTACAGAGAATAATGAGCTATCTATTAGAGGAATGTGATGGGTATGAATGA
- a CDS encoding DUF6064 family protein codes for MLSKIEWWEVIATYNESIFPLQWIGLLVMVCITGYLMFEKGKKANIIIKATLLTINVFIGIRFFFLSEGFPLPLRISQGILFLSIALLIGLDIKNNKLQFQFPKKGWKRAFFVIGIIMMMIYPFVGGILGKEMRYWIMPGTLPCPTTAYTLLLFITAKRRNNKLLFFLLLVWAVPFPPLVQIPKYHVYEDGIMFILGLIGLVFFIKDIITKKGNSETWENNINLKLHKEIFEIKKDTVLATASNEGIVNIVPIHSKHLIAIDKILISDQFMDKTKRNVMNNPYVTLSIMDNEKIYKLGGKCIYKTSGFLYAMAVRGAKKYAKNNATNKNIKINCKGIILMKVNKFRIENI; via the coding sequence ATGTTATCTAAAATCGAATGGTGGGAAGTCATCGCCACATATAACGAAAGTATTTTTCCGTTACAATGGATTGGTTTACTAGTAATGGTATGTATTACGGGATATTTGATGTTTGAAAAAGGGAAAAAAGCAAACATCATAATTAAAGCAACTTTACTTACCATAAATGTGTTTATAGGAATCAGATTCTTTTTTCTAAGTGAAGGATTTCCTCTACCACTAAGAATAAGTCAAGGAATTTTGTTCTTATCTATTGCCTTACTCATTGGTCTAGATATCAAGAATAACAAATTGCAATTTCAGTTTCCGAAAAAAGGATGGAAGAGAGCATTCTTTGTTATAGGTATTATTATGATGATGATTTATCCATTTGTTGGTGGAATTCTTGGAAAAGAAATGCGTTACTGGATTATGCCAGGAACACTTCCTTGTCCTACAACTGCATATACTTTATTGCTTTTTATTACTGCAAAAAGGCGAAATAACAAACTTTTATTTTTTTTATTATTGGTATGGGCGGTACCCTTTCCGCCACTTGTACAAATACCAAAATATCATGTGTATGAGGATGGAATTATGTTTATTTTAGGGTTAATAGGATTAGTATTTTTTATAAAAGATATAATTACTAAAAAAGGTAATTCTGAGACATGGGAAAATAATATAAATCTAAAATTGCATAAGGAGATTTTTGAAATTAAAAAAGATACTGTATTAGCAACAGCTTCAAATGAAGGGATTGTAAATATCGTACCTATTCATTCAAAACATTTGATTGCCATAGATAAAATTTTGATTAGTGATCAGTTCATGGATAAAACAAAGAGAAATGTAATGAATAATCCATATGTAACGTTATCAATTATGGATAATGAGAAGATTTATAAATTGGGAGGTAAATGTATCTACAAAACCTCTGGATTTTTATACGCAATGGCGGTTAGAGGAGCAAAAAAGTATGCGAAGAATAATGCAACTAATAAAAATATCAAAATCAACTGTAAAGGCATCATACTAATGAAAGTGAATAAATTTAGGATTGAGAATATATAG
- a CDS encoding MBL fold metallo-hydrolase — MSYKINPLLWPALILSTPVTMPMLFMKNKKFIQNQELAAKYNEKQIKEASKIQLQEVEYAELKVIVEYYAKQGYKGEPGVSYFFTTNKGNLLYDIGFGASTNVFENNLKALDIHSDDIDALAISHFHPDHCGGMKASKGRYIKLPKTMSNKMKEKTCYVPEKGNVISMKSNYIKKPQELSGGIVSTGPLARSLFFYGLTQEQALVINIKDKGLVIFTGCGHPTIEIIIDMVRKISDIPIYAIGGGLHFPVKKGRGNYIGVQAQRIIGTGKKPWESINREDIQRTIKAINECEVKKVFLSPHDTCDYALEVFKEGLKAKTYVLKAGESYSF, encoded by the coding sequence ATGAGCTATAAAATAAATCCGTTGTTATGGCCTGCACTTATTTTAAGTACACCTGTTACAATGCCTATGTTATTTATGAAGAACAAAAAGTTTATACAAAATCAAGAATTAGCTGCTAAGTATAATGAAAAACAAATCAAAGAAGCGTCCAAAATACAGCTACAAGAAGTAGAGTATGCAGAACTTAAGGTAATAGTTGAATATTATGCAAAACAAGGTTATAAAGGTGAACCTGGTGTTTCTTATTTTTTTACTACCAATAAAGGGAATTTATTATATGATATTGGATTTGGGGCAAGTACAAATGTTTTTGAAAACAATCTAAAAGCCTTAGATATACATTCTGATGATATTGATGCATTAGCAATTTCTCATTTTCATCCAGATCATTGCGGAGGAATGAAAGCATCAAAAGGGCGATACATTAAACTACCAAAAACAATGAGTAATAAGATGAAAGAAAAAACTTGCTATGTTCCTGAAAAAGGAAATGTAATTTCAATGAAATCAAATTATATTAAAAAACCTCAAGAATTGAGTGGAGGAATTGTATCAACAGGACCTTTGGCTAGGAGTTTGTTTTTCTATGGTTTGACACAAGAGCAAGCCTTAGTCATTAATATAAAAGACAAGGGATTAGTTATTTTTACAGGATGTGGACACCCAACGATAGAAATAATTATAGACATGGTAAGAAAAATATCAGATATTCCTATATATGCAATAGGAGGTGGGTTGCACTTTCCAGTTAAGAAGGGACGAGGAAATTATATTGGCGTTCAGGCTCAAAGGATAATTGGAACAGGTAAAAAACCATGGGAAAGTATTAATAGAGAAGATATTCAAAGAACTATAAAAGCAATTAATGAATGTGAAGTCAAGAAAGTTTTTTTATCACCACATGATACATGTGATTATGCATTAGAGGTATTTAAAGAAGGGTTAAAGGCTAAAACCTATGTGCTAAAGGCAGGAGAGAGTTATTCTTTTTGA
- a CDS encoding AzlC family ABC transporter permease produces the protein MKRERIKYSYSNGFIDGLPIVIGFVPIAMTFGILAKTCSISLLEGILFSVLVFAGASQFIALNLLMVGAGIGEIIVTTLLVNMRHMLMSASLASRLTKDMKKWSPLIAFGITDETFSVSSFKHGTLTKEYMLSLEFIAYLSWVGGAALGYIVGGILPDIVKASMGVALYAMFAAILIPEVKKSNKALILACLSGVTNTVCKYILIIPQGWSIVISIVLVSLLGVYLFREQEVKEYE, from the coding sequence ATGAAAAGAGAAAGAATAAAATATAGTTATAGTAATGGATTTATTGATGGTTTACCCATAGTAATAGGTTTTGTACCTATAGCTATGACATTTGGTATATTAGCAAAAACCTGCAGTATTTCATTATTAGAGGGAATATTATTTTCTGTACTAGTATTTGCAGGAGCAAGTCAGTTCATTGCCCTTAATCTATTAATGGTAGGTGCTGGTATAGGAGAAATCATAGTAACTACTTTGCTAGTGAATATGAGACATATGCTTATGAGTGCTTCTCTAGCTTCAAGATTGACAAAAGATATGAAGAAATGGAGTCCACTAATTGCATTTGGTATAACAGATGAAACATTCTCAGTAAGTTCTTTTAAACATGGAACATTGACTAAAGAGTATATGCTGTCTTTAGAATTCATAGCATATCTTTCATGGGTAGGAGGGGCTGCTTTAGGATATATAGTAGGAGGTATTTTGCCTGATATAGTCAAGGCAAGTATGGGTGTCGCATTATATGCTATGTTTGCCGCTATATTAATTCCTGAGGTCAAGAAATCAAACAAAGCATTAATTCTAGCATGTTTATCAGGTGTAACAAATACAGTTTGTAAATATATTCTTATAATTCCTCAAGGATGGAGCATTGTTATATCCATTGTCCTTGTGTCACTACTAGGAGTATATTTATTCAGAGAACAGGAAGTGAAAGAATATGAATAA
- a CDS encoding polysaccharide deacetylase family protein — translation MKRLLAVILVLSLLSFGSYSLGANNNINNVIVLMYHHILPKKDMVGPWKNNSAVLALEDFQKQMMYLYENGYTILTLKDFKDYIYEDKPIPSNSVLITFDDGYKSNFEYAYPILKKYNFKATIFLISSQIQNYYEKFDPKKLQFCSIVELETCSDVFTYGDHTYNLHRKDGETNLPYMKFKSYEDIKNDITISESILSKYIDIDTKALAYPYGAYTDTSQQILKEKDYKLAFLTAKGKVTKVTNPYYIRRYGISDNENFYSLF, via the coding sequence ATGAAAAGATTATTAGCAGTAATTTTAGTTCTATCATTATTAAGTTTTGGTTCATATTCATTAGGAGCAAATAATAATATAAATAATGTAATTGTATTGATGTATCATCATATCTTACCCAAAAAGGATATGGTTGGTCCTTGGAAGAATAATAGTGCTGTTTTAGCTTTAGAGGATTTCCAGAAACAAATGATGTATTTATATGAAAATGGATATACTATCCTGACTCTTAAAGATTTTAAAGATTATATTTATGAGGATAAACCTATTCCCAGTAACAGTGTATTAATTACATTTGATGATGGATATAAGAGTAATTTTGAATATGCTTATCCCATTTTGAAGAAGTACAATTTTAAAGCTACAATATTTCTAATATCATCCCAAATCCAAAATTATTACGAGAAATTTGACCCTAAAAAGTTACAATTTTGTTCTATCGTAGAATTAGAAACTTGTAGTGATGTATTTACATATGGAGACCACACATATAATTTACATAGAAAAGATGGCGAAACGAATTTACCTTATATGAAATTTAAGTCATATGAAGATATTAAAAACGATATTACCATAAGTGAATCAATATTATCAAAATATATTGATATAGATACCAAAGCTCTAGCTTATCCATATGGAGCATATACAGATACTTCACAGCAAATATTAAAAGAAAAGGATTACAAGCTTGCATTCCTTACTGCTAAAGGGAAGGTAACCAAAGTTACTAATCCATATTATATTAGAAGATATGGAATCTCAGACAATGAAAATTTCTATTCATTATTTTAA
- a CDS encoding hydrogenase small subunit, which yields MARTLMDMVSEQKSQLNKINLIWLETTGCSGNIISLLNAYNPDAVYFLKEMVNLMYSNSLMAAEGEAAYEQFLKTLETEFVLVVEGAISTKDNGLYNVIARYKGQYITGMDAVKNAGEKAKYILAVGTCASYGGISAASPNLALCKPVKEFVEKEVIHLPGCPGNPDWITGTIAHLMLFGKPELDEQGRPIIFYGVTIHDRCPRRSYFDNKIFAKKLGDKECMFRLGCRGPVTKTDCPIRRWNNTDNWPIGANTPCIGCAQEGFPDKMEPFIRY from the coding sequence ATGGCAAGAACTTTGATGGATATGGTGTCAGAACAAAAATCACAACTGAATAAGATTAATCTCATATGGCTGGAAACTACAGGATGTTCAGGTAATATCATATCCTTACTTAATGCGTATAATCCAGATGCTGTATATTTTTTGAAAGAAATGGTTAACCTCATGTACAGTAATAGTCTAATGGCTGCTGAAGGAGAAGCTGCATATGAACAATTTCTAAAAACTCTGGAGACAGAATTTGTTTTGGTGGTAGAAGGAGCGATTTCAACAAAAGATAACGGTCTATATAATGTGATTGCAAGATACAAGGGACAGTATATAACTGGAATGGATGCAGTGAAAAATGCTGGTGAAAAAGCAAAATACATACTAGCTGTAGGAACCTGTGCTTCATATGGTGGAATATCAGCTGCCAGTCCTAATCTGGCATTATGTAAGCCAGTAAAAGAATTTGTTGAGAAAGAAGTTATTCATCTCCCTGGCTGTCCAGGGAATCCAGATTGGATTACTGGTACTATCGCACATTTAATGTTGTTTGGGAAACCTGAACTAGATGAACAAGGAAGACCTATTATATTCTATGGTGTTACGATACATGATAGGTGTCCAAGACGTTCTTACTTTGATAATAAAATATTCGCTAAGAAATTAGGGGATAAAGAGTGTATGTTTCGTCTAGGTTGCAGAGGACCAGTAACTAAGACAGATTGTCCAATAAGACGGTGGAACAATACTGACAATTGGCCAATAGGTGCTAATACACCTTGTATAGGTTGTGCCCAAGAGGGGTTTCCAGATAAAATGGAGCCATTCATTAGGTACTAA
- a CDS encoding AzlD domain-containing protein — protein sequence MNNIMILIIGMMIVTYIPRLLPFIIMSDNEIKPNLKKFLEYIPYTALGALIIPGVFSATPELPQASLVGIGFCVIYAWYKGGIIIPVIGSIIVTFITLLLN from the coding sequence ATGAATAATATAATGATTTTAATTATAGGAATGATGATAGTAACGTACATACCTAGATTATTACCTTTTATAATAATGTCAGATAATGAAATAAAACCTAATCTAAAGAAATTTTTAGAGTATATACCGTATACAGCACTTGGAGCATTAATTATTCCAGGAGTATTTTCAGCTACTCCAGAATTACCACAGGCTTCGTTGGTTGGTATAGGTTTCTGTGTTATATATGCATGGTATAAAGGCGGTATAATAATACCTGTTATAGGCTCCATTATAGTAACATTCATAACTCTTTTACTTAATTAA
- a CDS encoding hydrogenase maturation protease has product MNVKIIAIGNPIMMDDGVGISVVKELEEWLIKKEIEIIIGETDMDYCMDYIVDGDFIIIIDATNLGYEPCHVTTCPIRELDDDYRSGYSQHEMSILKGLTLYRKKVEGYFIGIEINTIKYGFELSDILQRGFMCICDNVKEEINKILRGSINA; this is encoded by the coding sequence ATGAATGTGAAAATAATAGCTATCGGCAATCCTATCATGATGGATGATGGAGTAGGTATTTCAGTAGTAAAAGAGCTAGAAGAATGGTTAATCAAAAAAGAGATAGAAATTATCATTGGTGAAACAGATATGGATTATTGTATGGATTATATAGTTGACGGGGATTTCATTATAATAATTGATGCTACCAATCTAGGCTATGAGCCTTGTCATGTAACGACCTGTCCTATTAGAGAATTGGATGACGATTATAGAAGCGGTTACTCACAACATGAGATGAGTATATTAAAAGGTTTGACACTTTATCGTAAGAAAGTTGAAGGGTATTTCATTGGTATAGAAATTAATACAATTAAATATGGTTTTGAGTTAAGCGATATATTACAAAGGGGATTCATGTGTATATGTGACAATGTGAAAGAAGAAATTAATAAAATATTAAGGGGGAGTATTAATGCATGA